Part of the Paenarthrobacter sp. JL.01a genome is shown below.
GGGCGTCCAGGAAGCGCTCGATGAAGCACTCGCCGCGGCCGAATGCTGCGGTGGCCTCGCGGACGGCGGATTCGTAGAGCTCCGGAATCTCATCCATGGTGCGCGCTACCTTGATGCCGCGGCCGCCGCCGCCGAACGCTGCCTTGATGGCCACGGGAAGGCCGAATTCTTCGGCGAACTTGAGGATTTCGTGCGCGTCCTTGACGGGGTCGGCTGTGCCGGGGACCAAGGGTGCGCCGACCTTCTCGGCAATGTGGCGGGCCTGGACCTTGTCACCCAGGGCCGAGATGGCTTCGGGGGAGGGGCCGATCCAGGTGATTCCCGCGTCAATGACCTTGGCGGCGAATTCGGCGTTTTCGGCCAGGAAGCCGTATCCGGGGTGGATGGCGTCAGCACCCGACTGCTTGGCGACATCGATGATCTTGTCCATCACCAGGTAGGACTCTGCGGCCGTGTTGCCGCCCAAAGCGTAGGCCTCGTCGGCGAGGCGGACGTGCAGGGCATCGCGGTCCGGGTCCGCGTACACGGCCACGGAGGCAATGCCTTCGTCCCGGGCGGCTCGGATGATGCGGACCGCGATTTCGCCGCGGTTGGCAATCAAGACCTTGGTAAGAGGGCTGGAAATGGGCTGCGCCGGGTTAGCTGACAAGTTGTTGACTCCTTCTGTCCTTCAGGGAGCCTAGCGTGATTGTGAGGGTTCCGCCCATATTGATGAGGGATTCCGTGTGTGAACGGCCGTTCCTTTGTAGGGTTGCTACAAAGTGTTCTCCTGGGCATCCGACGCCCACAGTTCCGTAACGCTTACGTTCGCGTGGACCAGCAGGTCCCGGAGGGTGGAGATGGAAAGCCCGACGACGGCGTGCGGGTCGCCGTCGACCTTGCGGATGAAGGCCCCGCCGAGGCCGTCGATGGTGAAGGAACCGGCGCAGTGGAGCGGTTCCCCGGTGGCGATATAGGCGTTGATTTCCTGCTCCGACATCTCGGCGAAGTGCACTTCCGCACTTGAGACGGCACCCAAGGTGGCGCCCGTGCCCTCGGCGGGCTCGTCGTCGTCGACCTCTGCTGCCGTCTCCCGGCAGTCCACCAGCCAGTGGCCCGTGTGGAGGATGCCCTTGGAGCCGCTCATGCGCAGCATGCGCTCCTTCGCGACGTCGGCGGTGTAGGGCTTGCCGTGGGACTCGCCGTCGAACTCGAAGACGGAATCGCAGCCGATCACCAGGGCGCCTTCCGCCTCGGTAAGGGCGGCAACGGCCTCGGCCTTGGCGCGGGCAAGCAGCAGTGCTGTGTCGTGTGCATCGGTGACACCGTACCTGGCCTGGACCGCGTCCTCGTCCACGTCCGAGACCACGATGTCGTGGGCGATGCCCGCCTCCGTGAGGAGCTTGGTGCGGGCGGGGGACTGGGAGGCAAGGATCAATCGGGTCACGCCCTCCAGCCTAATACGGACGCTCTCCCACATCCCGACACCTTCCGGCCAAACTTCTCTCACTTCCGACCGTTATTCGCCGGTCCCTCTCTCAGATCCCACCCCCTAACGGCCAACGCTCTCTCACTTTCGTGGAGAAAGTGAGAGAGCGTTGGTGGGTTCACCCGGGGATGTGAGAGAGCGTCTAGTGGACCAGTTGCTCGGAGCCGCTCTTCGAACGGTCGCTGCGCTCCAGCTTGGCACCTTCGACATCCACGTCCGGGAGGATCCGTCCCAGCCACTTCGGCAGCCACCAGGCCTTCTCGCCGAGCAGGTACATGATGGCGGGCACGATCGTCATGCGGACAACGAAAGCGTCGATCAGCACACCGAACGCCATCGCGAAGCCCAGCGGACGCACCATGGTCAGGTGGCTGAAGATGAAGCCGGAGAACACGCTGACCATGATGATCGCGGCAGCTGTGACCACTGCGGCTGCATGGCTGAAGCCCGTGCGGACGGCGTGCTTGGCCGACTCGCCGTGCATGAAGGACTCGCGCATGCCGGAGGTAATGAACACCTGGTAGTCCATGGCGAGGCCGAACAGCACGCCGATCAGGATGATGGGCAGGAAGCTCAGGACCGCGCCCGGGTTCGCGACGTCGAAGACGGTTCCCAGCCAACCCCACTGGTACACGGCAACCACGGCACCGAACGCGGCGGCCAGTGAGAGCAGGAACCCACCGGTAGCCAGCAACGGCACAACGATCGAGCGGAACACCAGCAGCAGCAGGATCAGGGACAGCCCCACCACAATGGCAAGGTATGGCGGCAACGCAGCGCCCAGCTTCGCGGACACATCGATGTTGCCGGCCGTTTGCCCGGTCAGGCCGATGGTGACGCCGAGGTCATCGTGGATCGTCTGGCCCTTGCCTCGAAGATCGGACACTACCTGCACGGTTCCGGCACTGGCCGGGCCCTCCTTGGGAATGACCTGGAAGACGGCGGTGCGGTGGTCGTCGCTGATGGCGACGGGTACGGCCGCGATGACGTTCTGTACGCTGCGGAGCTGCCCGGCGACGTCGTACTGCTTGTTCTTGGCATCGTTCTCGTTGAGGCCCTCGGGGAACTCAGCCACCACGATGATCGGGCCGGTCATGCCTTCGCCGAAGCTGCTGCGGGTGAGGTCGTAGGCCTTGTAGGCCTGCGAATCGACAGGTTCCGAACCGCCGTCGGGCAATGCCAGCCGCAGCTGCGAAGCCGGCAGCGCCAAGGCGCCCAAAAGCACGACGCTCGCTATGAGGGAAACCCACGGGTGACGCGTTACCAGGCCACCCCAGCCACCGCTGCTGCGCTTCTCCTCACGCTCGCGGTCGGCGGCCTCGTGCCCCGGTTCGGCGTTGTGCTTGGCGGCCTTTGCCCAAGCGCGCTTGGAGATGAGCCTGCGGCCGATCAACCCCAGGACGGCGGGCGTCAGGGTCAACGCGACGACGACGGCGACACCGACTGTTGCTGCGGCGGCAACACCCATGACGGCGAGGAACGGCAAGCCGGGCACCACCAGGGCGGCCAGCGCGATGATGACGGTGAGGCCGGCGAACAGCACGGCGTTGCCCGAGGTGCCGGTGGCGAGCGCAGCGGATTCTTCCCCGTCCATCCCGGCCAGCAGCTGGGTGCGGTGCCGGTTGACGATGAAGAGGGAGTAGTCGAT
Proteins encoded:
- a CDS encoding Maf family protein, producing the protein MTRLILASQSPARTKLLTEAGIAHDIVVSDVDEDAVQARYGVTDAHDTALLLARAKAEAVAALTEAEGALVIGCDSVFEFDGESHGKPYTADVAKERMLRMSGSKGILHTGHWLVDCRETAAEVDDDEPAEGTGATLGAVSSAEVHFAEMSEQEINAYIATGEPLHCAGSFTIDGLGGAFIRKVDGDPHAVVGLSISTLRDLLVHANVSVTELWASDAQENTL
- a CDS encoding MMPL family transporter, which gives rise to MASFLYRLGKFSYRRRWLVISIWLAVLVAVGGSAAAFHGTMSNNFTIPGTETQRMADKLKEALPEASGGSASVVFDAGDSGFDQAKKDAVGAALEKLKGIPDVQSTVNPFTTQEQLDKAPGDIAAGEAKAAEGKAQLDAGRAQLTAGEAQLAAAEQQLAASGLTPAQIDAQLGAQRAQLAATKEKLDAGDKEAADGAVKLALGKRQAEASEGLRFVSSDNKAAVAQVQFKTSINAVDPAVREKVQEIVHEVSSAGVTAYASKEITEDVSEIFGIAEIVGVAVAALVLILMLGTLIAAGLPLVMALVGVAVGVGGTFALTSVIDMSSISPMLALMLGLAVGIDYSLFIVNRHRTQLLAGMDGEESAALATGTSGNAVLFAGLTVIIALAALVVPGLPFLAVMGVAAAATVGVAVVVALTLTPAVLGLIGRRLISKRAWAKAAKHNAEPGHEAADREREEKRSSGGWGGLVTRHPWVSLIASVVLLGALALPASQLRLALPDGGSEPVDSQAYKAYDLTRSSFGEGMTGPIIVVAEFPEGLNENDAKNKQYDVAGQLRSVQNVIAAVPVAISDDHRTAVFQVIPKEGPASAGTVQVVSDLRGKGQTIHDDLGVTIGLTGQTAGNIDVSAKLGAALPPYLAIVVGLSLILLLLVFRSIVVPLLATGGFLLSLAAAFGAVVAVYQWGWLGTVFDVANPGAVLSFLPIILIGVLFGLAMDYQVFITSGMRESFMHGESAKHAVRTGFSHAAAVVTAAAIIMVSVFSGFIFSHLTMVRPLGFAMAFGVLIDAFVVRMTIVPAIMYLLGEKAWWLPKWLGRILPDVDVEGAKLERSDRSKSGSEQLVH